A part of Terriglobus roseus genomic DNA contains:
- a CDS encoding Dps family protein, with protein sequence MAVAIKKADTKDLVTPHWHEKANEIQKWGTVTKDLPLGLDADVRAKSCKALNQLLADSIALRDLYKKHHWQVAGPTFYQLHLLFDKHFDEQVEIVDTIAERIQLLGGVTIAMGGDVAEVTSIPRPPRGKEEVPVQISRLLEAHKIIIEECRKIAKEADDNGDDGTNDLAVSDVLRVNELQAWFIMQHLVDMPLVHAK encoded by the coding sequence ATGGCAGTCGCAATCAAGAAGGCCGATACCAAGGATCTGGTAACACCGCACTGGCACGAAAAGGCCAACGAGATTCAGAAGTGGGGTACCGTCACGAAGGATCTTCCCCTGGGTCTGGACGCGGATGTTCGCGCAAAATCGTGCAAGGCATTGAACCAGCTCCTGGCAGATTCCATCGCGCTACGCGACCTGTATAAGAAGCATCACTGGCAGGTTGCCGGTCCCACTTTTTATCAGCTTCACCTGCTGTTCGATAAGCACTTTGATGAACAGGTTGAGATCGTGGACACCATCGCAGAACGCATTCAACTTCTGGGTGGCGTAACCATTGCTATGGGTGGTGATGTTGCAGAAGTCACCAGCATTCCGCGTCCCCCGCGTGGCAAGGAAGAGGTTCCGGTACAGATCTCGCGTCTGCTGGAAGCTCACAAGATCATCATTGAGGAATGCCGCAAGATTGCGAAGGAAGCGGATGACAATGGTGATGACGGCACTAACGATCTGGCTGTATCCGATGTGCTTCGTGTGAATGAACTGCAAGCATGGTTCATCATGCAGCATCTGGTGGACATGCCGCTTGTGCATGCAAAGTAA
- a CDS encoding alpha-mannosidase encodes MAAVLCGSLISCGAMHAQYTPETKQFDNPGPQQIATAVQALTKQSQDNIDKLSKLDELPTSNWKYHVGYVAGAQDVSFDDSSWEIANASGDVRTQEILWVRGAITVPQTLNGYDLTGSKLWIQGWRPEEYALTLFINGDRVAEGEGLMPQVLAKDIKPGEKIFVAMELRVSGRPKRVPATRIRIDFVPSRPSPRDLYNEIIASTLLVPQFAKNDPSTTAALDKAVQDIDFKSLESGNQKAFDASLRKSQQDLQALDPVVKQATYHITGNSHIDAAWLWPWSETVDVVRRTFGSALHLMNEYPSYTYTQSAAQYNEWLVDKYPEINNQIKKRIQEGRWELVGGMWVEPDLNMPDGESQVRQLLIGQRSFKELYGTTASIGWNPDTFGYNWQLPQIYKKSGINYFVTQKMVFNETNPLPFKLFWWESPDGSKVLTYFPHGYANNKMTPLRMTNDFVQERTLAPGLKEMMDLYGVGDHGGGATRMVLDEATHWAQPDKIAPKIEWGFAKTYFNDIENKISPVSPTWNYQAMGKGVAALSQLETGKISIPTWNDELYFEHHRGTLTTQAAHKRNMRESEEWMLNAEKYASFAWLDGSKYPAMELNEAWKKVLFNQFHDLAAGSGIGVLYKESQKDYDQVRWATNEVSSKALNSIQAHINTKLAGQVPVLVFNPLGWNRSGIVPVDVEMPTAEGDGVSVLDRAGRVVPSQIVSSNKATNTYRLLLQAKDIPSLGYEVLHVVPGRRAFTSDLKANGTVIENANLKVSVDPSTGCIKSLYNKKDNFEALASGACGNELQAFKDTPVDDDAWNIDPGTLDHVISLTKADSVKLVENTPFRAVVRVERTWQSSKFVQDIVLYANSDQVEVVNDIDWHENHILLKAAFPLAASSNMATYEIPYGTIQRPTTRTNSWDSAKFEVAAMRWADLGDAKHGFSLINESKYGYDGKDNVLRLTLLRSPLSPDPEADRGHQHFSFALYPHAADWKTALTVRHGYEYNYKLQALQVQAHTGSLPLTHSFIEADNKNVVLTAVKKAEDDNGLILHFYEWAGQSGKVEFRIPTGAKSATLTNLMEKPEGSAIPVVDSNKVGVSVNPYSINSLRIDYPNTERK; translated from the coding sequence ATGGCTGCTGTTCTATGCGGAAGCCTTATTTCGTGCGGAGCAATGCATGCGCAATACACTCCTGAAACAAAGCAGTTTGATAACCCTGGACCACAGCAGATAGCGACTGCTGTGCAGGCTTTGACGAAGCAGTCGCAAGATAACATCGACAAGCTTTCTAAGTTGGATGAGCTTCCAACATCGAACTGGAAATATCACGTTGGATATGTCGCGGGAGCGCAGGATGTTTCTTTTGATGATTCGTCCTGGGAGATAGCTAATGCTTCCGGCGACGTGCGCACACAGGAAATCCTCTGGGTTCGCGGCGCAATAACCGTTCCGCAAACGCTCAATGGATATGACCTCACAGGATCCAAGTTGTGGATTCAAGGATGGCGTCCAGAAGAATATGCATTAACGCTTTTCATCAATGGGGATCGTGTTGCTGAAGGTGAAGGCCTGATGCCTCAGGTCCTTGCTAAGGACATCAAACCTGGCGAGAAGATCTTTGTGGCGATGGAGCTTCGAGTCTCAGGGCGTCCCAAGAGAGTGCCCGCGACCCGCATTCGCATCGATTTCGTTCCATCGCGGCCCAGTCCGCGCGATCTGTATAACGAGATCATCGCGTCGACGCTCCTGGTTCCGCAATTCGCCAAGAATGATCCATCGACGACAGCTGCTCTGGACAAGGCTGTTCAGGACATTGACTTCAAGTCTCTGGAGTCCGGAAACCAGAAGGCATTCGATGCCTCGCTGCGCAAGTCCCAGCAGGATTTGCAAGCATTAGATCCGGTTGTCAAGCAGGCGACATATCACATCACAGGCAACTCCCACATTGATGCTGCATGGCTGTGGCCTTGGTCCGAGACGGTGGATGTTGTGCGCCGCACCTTTGGCTCTGCGCTCCATCTGATGAATGAATATCCCTCATACACCTATACGCAATCGGCAGCTCAATATAACGAATGGCTCGTTGATAAGTATCCCGAGATTAATAACCAGATCAAGAAGCGTATTCAGGAAGGACGCTGGGAGTTAGTCGGCGGTATGTGGGTTGAGCCGGATTTGAATATGCCGGATGGAGAATCGCAGGTTCGTCAGCTATTGATCGGCCAGCGGTCGTTTAAGGAACTCTACGGAACAACAGCCAGCATCGGCTGGAATCCGGATACTTTTGGCTACAACTGGCAGCTTCCCCAGATTTATAAGAAGTCGGGGATCAACTACTTTGTGACCCAGAAGATGGTGTTCAACGAGACCAACCCGCTTCCATTCAAGTTGTTTTGGTGGGAATCGCCTGACGGTAGCAAGGTCCTCACTTACTTCCCGCACGGCTACGCGAACAACAAGATGACTCCTCTCCGAATGACTAACGATTTCGTGCAGGAACGTACGCTTGCTCCCGGATTGAAGGAGATGATGGATCTGTATGGTGTGGGTGACCACGGCGGCGGAGCCACTCGCATGGTCTTGGATGAGGCAACGCACTGGGCGCAGCCAGATAAGATTGCCCCCAAAATCGAGTGGGGCTTTGCAAAGACCTACTTCAACGACATCGAGAATAAGATTTCACCTGTTTCACCGACGTGGAACTACCAGGCAATGGGGAAGGGCGTTGCAGCGTTATCCCAGCTTGAAACAGGGAAGATCAGTATTCCAACTTGGAATGACGAACTCTACTTTGAGCATCATCGCGGCACGCTCACCACGCAGGCTGCACACAAACGCAATATGCGTGAGAGCGAAGAGTGGATGCTGAATGCGGAGAAATATGCATCTTTCGCATGGCTGGATGGAAGTAAGTATCCCGCCATGGAGTTGAACGAAGCATGGAAGAAGGTGCTCTTCAACCAGTTCCATGATCTCGCTGCTGGTTCGGGAATCGGTGTTCTCTATAAGGAATCACAAAAGGATTACGATCAGGTCCGTTGGGCTACGAACGAGGTTTCTTCCAAAGCTCTCAACTCGATTCAAGCTCACATCAATACAAAACTTGCGGGGCAAGTTCCTGTTCTGGTCTTCAACCCACTGGGATGGAATCGTTCGGGAATTGTGCCAGTTGATGTAGAGATGCCGACCGCGGAAGGCGATGGCGTCAGCGTACTGGATCGCGCTGGTCGTGTTGTGCCCTCGCAGATCGTCTCGAGCAATAAGGCGACCAACACATATCGGCTATTGCTTCAGGCGAAAGATATCCCTTCACTCGGTTACGAAGTACTTCACGTCGTTCCTGGCCGTCGCGCTTTCACAAGCGACCTCAAAGCGAATGGAACAGTGATTGAGAATGCGAACCTCAAGGTATCGGTGGATCCGAGTACTGGTTGCATCAAGAGCCTCTACAACAAGAAGGACAACTTTGAAGCGCTGGCTTCCGGCGCGTGCGGCAACGAGTTGCAGGCATTCAAAGACACACCAGTGGATGATGATGCCTGGAACATTGATCCCGGCACGTTGGATCATGTGATTTCGCTTACGAAAGCTGACTCGGTAAAGTTGGTGGAGAATACTCCATTCCGCGCTGTGGTTCGTGTGGAGAGAACGTGGCAGAGCTCAAAGTTTGTGCAGGACATCGTGCTCTATGCCAATTCCGATCAGGTGGAAGTGGTCAATGACATCGACTGGCATGAGAACCACATCCTGCTGAAGGCTGCGTTCCCACTGGCAGCGTCAAGCAATATGGCGACCTACGAAATTCCTTACGGAACAATTCAGAGGCCGACGACAAGAACCAATAGCTGGGACTCAGCGAAGTTTGAAGTTGCTGCAATGCGTTGGGCTGATTTGGGAGATGCGAAGCACGGCTTTTCTCTCATCAACGAATCAAAGTACGGCTATGACGGCAAAGACAATGTATTGCGGTTGACGCTATTGCGCTCTCCTCTTTCTCCCGATCCAGAGGCAGATCGTGGTCATCAACACTTCAGCTTTGCGCTCTATCCGCATGCCGCTGACTGGAAGACTGCGCTCACAGTTCGCCACGGCTACGAATACAACTACAAGCTCCAGGCCTTGCAGGTGCAGGCGCATACAGGCTCGTTGCCTCTGACGCACTCCTTCATCGAAGCCGACAACAAGAATGTTGTGTTGACCGCAGTCAAGAAGGCGGAAGATGACAACGGACTGATCCTCCACTTCTATGAATGGGCAGGCCAAAGCGGCAAGGTCGAGTTCCGAATCCCTACGGGCGCGAAGTCAGCTACGCTGACGAATCTGATGGAGAAGCCGGAGGGGAGTGCAATACCAGTTGTTGACTCGAACAAGGTTGGTGTTTCCGTCAATCCTTATTCGATTAACTCACTCCGTATTGATTACCCGAATACCGAGAGGAAGTAA
- a CDS encoding glycoside hydrolase family 38 C-terminal domain-containing protein: protein MAVSNSFAQTVHSTTASSKRVLHIMGHSHIDAAWLWPWREGSDEALNTFRSALNRMKETPGFCYSHSSSMHYRWVQNADPGMFEEIKQRIREGRWEVVGAWPVEPDCNIPATESFVRHCLYGKEFCKNELGVDVKIGFNPDSFGHAAGLPTILKNAGYEYYVFMRPQENEMDLPLLFWWEGPDGSRVLALRLYRTYENNASHLAADAEHSFAPGMNDGAFFLGVGDHGGAVTAAQIREVLKMKGDPNLPELRWSTLHEFFDAVKKSPAFSSLPVVRHELQHHSRGCYSAYGEGKALNRRAERWMVEAESISLFSSLTTTHQYPHKEFVDSWWKILFCQFHDMAAGTALYADYQDVRDSLGFACEVAQTTKVQALQTMARQVDTTKVVQGAVFLWNPLPWPRKTLVEYYTGRRPDNLEFITHLTDKDQKKYPIQWLASESMTQQHLRLTAWVDLPACGYKLFELAHGPAPDGAAFSNAITVSRSGFGISSAKAEDGTELLARSIGLVVVADSSDTWAHAVNEFRQEMGRPTLVYAGVVEEGPVTRITRHRATWMESEIILDLVEYAGIEAVELRFVINWNQHEQMLKLEVPTALTQPRIFAKVPGAVIERAVNGEEEPYQDWAAVQGKINGNDYTLALINEQTYSYDCLDGLFRTVLIRSAPFARHRPDKTVYFDANAWQDQGRQERRFWLVAQKGTHSQLALDRMAEELQSPAEHVMTSAHAGHMEWEQSFFEVSPSSVWVLALKPAENVKDGYIVRVQERSGVATKTSLKSTFLNLDHSVNLAPWELKTLLIQRSASGPAKVKEVSILEV, encoded by the coding sequence GTGGCAGTTTCCAATTCCTTTGCCCAGACAGTGCACAGCACTACTGCAAGCAGCAAGCGTGTGTTGCACATCATGGGGCACTCGCATATTGATGCCGCGTGGCTATGGCCGTGGCGCGAAGGTTCCGATGAAGCATTGAACACATTCCGCAGTGCTTTGAACCGCATGAAAGAGACACCGGGATTCTGCTATTCCCATTCCTCCTCGATGCATTACCGCTGGGTCCAGAATGCCGATCCCGGAATGTTTGAAGAGATCAAACAGCGCATCCGTGAAGGTCGTTGGGAAGTTGTAGGCGCGTGGCCCGTTGAACCTGATTGCAATATCCCTGCGACGGAAAGCTTTGTTAGGCATTGCCTCTACGGAAAGGAGTTCTGCAAGAACGAGCTTGGAGTCGATGTCAAAATCGGATTCAATCCCGATTCCTTTGGACACGCTGCGGGACTCCCAACCATCCTGAAGAATGCCGGCTATGAGTATTACGTCTTCATGCGCCCACAAGAGAATGAGATGGATCTTCCACTGCTGTTCTGGTGGGAGGGCCCGGACGGCTCGCGCGTACTCGCGCTCAGACTCTATCGAACATATGAGAATAATGCCTCCCATCTTGCGGCTGATGCAGAACACTCGTTCGCACCTGGCATGAATGATGGGGCATTCTTTCTTGGAGTCGGTGACCATGGAGGCGCAGTAACTGCCGCGCAGATACGCGAAGTCCTGAAGATGAAGGGCGATCCGAACCTTCCAGAGCTGCGTTGGAGCACGCTGCATGAGTTCTTCGACGCAGTAAAGAAGTCTCCTGCATTCAGTTCCCTGCCCGTCGTTCGTCACGAACTGCAGCATCATTCGCGCGGCTGCTATTCCGCCTACGGAGAAGGCAAGGCGCTCAATCGTCGTGCAGAGCGGTGGATGGTGGAAGCTGAATCCATCTCTCTGTTCTCAAGCCTAACGACGACACATCAGTATCCTCACAAAGAATTCGTTGACTCATGGTGGAAGATTCTGTTCTGCCAGTTCCACGACATGGCAGCGGGAACAGCGCTCTATGCCGACTATCAGGATGTGCGTGACAGCCTTGGTTTCGCATGCGAAGTTGCTCAGACAACGAAGGTGCAGGCGTTGCAGACAATGGCTCGCCAGGTGGACACCACGAAGGTGGTACAGGGCGCAGTATTTTTGTGGAACCCACTTCCCTGGCCTCGTAAGACATTGGTTGAGTACTACACAGGTCGTCGCCCCGATAACCTGGAATTTATTACTCACCTAACAGACAAGGATCAAAAGAAGTATCCGATTCAGTGGCTTGCTTCTGAAAGCATGACACAGCAACATCTTCGACTTACAGCATGGGTAGACTTACCAGCTTGTGGTTATAAGTTATTCGAGCTTGCACACGGTCCTGCACCGGATGGAGCAGCCTTCTCGAACGCCATCACCGTATCTAGGAGTGGATTCGGCATATCTTCAGCCAAGGCTGAGGATGGAACCGAGCTTCTAGCCAGGAGCATTGGCCTGGTCGTTGTCGCCGATTCATCTGATACATGGGCGCACGCCGTAAACGAGTTCCGTCAAGAGATGGGACGCCCCACGCTGGTTTATGCCGGTGTTGTAGAGGAAGGGCCTGTCACTCGCATTACTCGCCATCGCGCAACGTGGATGGAATCCGAAATCATTCTCGATCTCGTTGAGTATGCCGGTATCGAAGCAGTGGAACTTCGCTTTGTTATCAATTGGAATCAGCATGAGCAGATGCTGAAACTCGAAGTCCCCACTGCACTGACCCAACCTCGCATTTTCGCGAAGGTTCCCGGCGCAGTCATTGAACGTGCCGTCAATGGCGAAGAAGAGCCGTATCAGGATTGGGCAGCTGTACAAGGCAAGATCAATGGGAATGACTACACGCTTGCCCTCATCAACGAGCAGACCTATAGCTACGATTGCCTGGACGGACTGTTTAGAACGGTACTCATCCGATCGGCCCCGTTCGCTCGCCACAGACCCGACAAAACCGTCTACTTCGACGCGAATGCATGGCAGGACCAGGGTCGTCAGGAACGCCGCTTCTGGCTAGTCGCCCAAAAAGGAACGCATTCCCAGTTGGCATTAGATCGCATGGCGGAAGAACTCCAAAGCCCGGCTGAGCACGTGATGACCTCTGCTCATGCAGGACACATGGAATGGGAACAATCGTTCTTTGAGGTTTCACCCAGCTCGGTGTGGGTGCTTGCACTGAAACCTGCGGAGAACGTCAAGGATGGTTACATCGTTCGCGTACAGGAACGCTCCGGCGTGGCCACAAAGACATCTTTGAAGAGCACGTTCTTGAACCTTGACCATTCAGTGAACCTTGCCCCTTGGGAGTTGAAGACATTGCTCATTCAACGCTCCGCCTCGGGGCCAGCAAAGGTTAAGGAAGTATCCATCCTGGAGGTTTGA